One Candidatus Methanoperedens sp. genomic window, CCGAGCTGTCCTAAGAGCTCAGCCTTTATTTCATTATGAATGAGAGATCGGGAATTGCCGGCCAAAAGATCGGTCGCTGCCGTCTGGAGCACCCACTGAAAATATTCCATGCACTTCTCACGGCCCAATCTTTGATGAAGTGGTTCTCCGCAGGGCACAGACAGTAAAAGGGCGTCATAGATGATCCTTTCCCCGCCCAGGTTGAAGAAAGCGATATGTCCAACCTCATTGTCTGCCGCCCATTTAAGAACTGTGATGCAGTCTTTATTGGGGAGGAAGTTCCCAAGCCGCTTACGTGCCCTGTTCCAGTCGATCAGGAACACTAGCCTTGATCCAAGGTGGGTAAAGAAGGCCCCAAGATCTGTCAGGTCCCTGGCCGTATATCTCCCTGTCAAGAGATTATATGTCTCCTTTTCGAACTGATCACCGACGCGCTTTGATAGGGTATCCTCCCACTTCACATCCCATGCGTCGAAAAGGCTCTGGAAGAATTTTAGCCTGGGCACATGAATATCTGTGTGCACGATGGAGGCAGTCATTCCTTCGATGTTCACCACCAGCACATGCGCATCGGTCAAGCCTATATCGTTCTGAATGACGAGCCTTGAGCCCATGCGCGTGGCGGTTGTCCCCAGGCCGGCGTGATCAAATTTGAGAGGTGCTGTGCGGTTAACCCCCGCCATGAACGCCCTGACCAGTACCCTGTCGTTCTCCTCCAGCAGGTAGGTCATGGCCCCGTTGATATTCTCCTGCGAGAGCTCTCCCTGCATGGAATTCAGTACCCTGTGCATGTCCATCACGAGGAGGTGGAGGCTGTCCCCGCTTTTTCGGTCGCCCGAAGTTATCTTCTGGAGAAACTGCTCGCTCAGGGCTTCTTCTCCGCCATCTGGCCAGCCCTCCAGTAGCTCTGTGAATCGTTTATCAAAATCGTGCGCCTCCCCACGTGCCAGAATGGGAAGAGACATCTCCTGCATGCATGCTTTTATAGCTGAGAGTATCTCTCCTGCATAGGGAATTCGATATGTCCCGGAACCAAGTCCTTCTGCCTCCTGCACTACACTATCAAGTAGCGCATTCTCAACCCTGGCAGTTTCCCTCTCTATTTTAAGACTGGGGAATTCACGGTCCGGATGCAGAGCACTGGACTGGGCTGTCTGGAGCAGCGTGAAATAGTACTTAATCCTGTCATTGGCCACAAGCGCCGCGTTCACTAGCTCAGGCAGGAGGAACTCTTCTTCGCCCATCTCTTTCAGGATATTCTTCTTCATGGTACAAGGTCTAATGAAATTGCGAGGTCCCGATTGAATACCTTCTCGAACAGATCTCCTTTTTTCATGGCTCTGTCCTTCTCGGTTTCTGCTTCCCCTGAAATAGCACAATTGACAATCACCTGCTCGGGGGAAACCTCAGATGTGATATCTTTAACAAGGCTCTGCTGCGTGAAATCCAGTCCGTCCGCCACGCGAAGAATCGCTGACAGCGCCTTTACTTTCTGCCGCTCGTCCCGTCGCAGAGCAGCAAAGTACCGGTGCCCTTTATTTGGAAGTTCTCTCCTGTGGTAACGGGCGATTGAACCTACGATATTTCGTTCCCTTTCGTCAAAGGGAAGGTGCGGCTCGGCAAGGATGATGCGGAGTGAGGTCTTGTGATGCCCCTTCTGCCCTTCGATCCACCCGATATCATGAAGTATGCCGGCACACTGGAGCCAGAAGCGTTCCTCGGCACCGAGGCCGTGAAGCTCTCCGAGTTCATCGAAGAGCCGCATAGCCAGCCTTGTCACCTGACTACTGTGCCCCTCATTATAGGAAACGCTGCGAGCTGTCTTCCGAACTTCCTCCAGGCGGTTTTCATTCTTCTTTGATAGTTCCTGAGCCACCGCATCTGGTGATAGCCCCTGAAGAGTCATCTGGGCGAAAACCTCAGGAAGGCCGTTTTCCCGTATGGCTGCTGCGGCTTTCTCCACGTCATAGTCGACACGGTAGTGTTTCACTTCAAAGGGGTTTATCCACAGGATCGCGTAGCTGGCTCGAGGATCACCATCATCCTGCCTTCCTGCGCCCCCGGGGTTAATAAACCATACACCATCAACCTGACGGGAAAAGGGACGGTGCGAATGCCCGAAGATTATCACGTCAGCATCAGCGAGAAGAGCAAACTCACGAAGTTTTTCATCCGGCGTTTCAGGGCCTATTTCGGGCAAAGGGCTCCTGTGGGTAAGAAGTATTCGCTTTCCTCCAGCCTCCAGTCTGAGTTCCTCAGGCAGAGATTTGAGGTATTTGCGGTTCTTCTTAGAAAGATTGTTATATGTCCACTTGATGGCATTCCAGTCTTCAGGCGACTCTTTTTTCTCTCCCTCCTCTTCCTCTTTCTTTTCCTTGACCTTCAGAACCTTGAGGTCATAGTTCCCAACCACGCTCTGGGCGTTCTCCTTGCGCAGTCTCCTGACAACATCATCCGGAAAAGCACCGTACCCCGTTAGGTCACCCACATTCCATATCTCTGAAACCTCTCTGTTGCTGGCATCTTCCAGGACAGACTTCAGGGCAGGCAGGTTGGCATGAACGTCCCCAATGAGTAGAAAGGCTTCGTGTTCTGCGGGTTGGGATAACTCCAGAGCAGGCAGGTTTGCAGTTTCTTTTTCTGCCTCAGCTTTCTTTATTTTTGTTTCTGCTTTAGCAAGTTTAGGTTTTGTCGTACTTCGCAGTATTTTAGGTCTCTCTTCCCACCACGAAGATACTTTGGTGTTCTTGCTTTTTTTCTTATCTTTCATATATTTCACACTCCATACTTATTTTACTTTTGCCTGATTCTTAGATTTTTCATCGAATGTTAACTGGATAAATTGCTTCGTGTCATTCCATATATTCTGCTCCTGAATATCTTTCCAGTATGCTACAAACTCCTCGTATATCGCAGAACGGCGCTCGCGCAGATGCTGCTGGAAGTGCAGCAGTCCGGGCTCAAGAATCCCAAAGGAGTCGTCCTGCCCGAAATAATCAAGAGAATATGCCCGTTCATCATCCATGAATTGAGGCAAATATTCCATCCATACATCGCAGTCGTGCAGATCTCCGAGCATATCCTGGAGTTTTTTGCAGACCAGAAGCTGGTTCTCCAGTTCCTCCTCGTAAAGGGGTGAAAACACCTCCATCGTGTAGCGAAGGCGCTTTACAGCAATACGCATGGCATGGTGCTCTTTTATATTTTCAGGGATGTAAACTGAGGCTTCATGAGCGAATATCTCATCAAGCCGCGTTGTTATGTGGACAATCGCTTTTTGATAAATCTTTGGAGAATTGACTTCAGCTCTACCCTTGCGCATCTTACGGCACAACTTTTCCATATCCTCCGCCACGCCACTCTCATGAAGCCTGTCAATGGCCTCGATCACACGCGGTTGCGTCCGCTCCCTGCGCTGCCTGAGGCGCAGGAGGAAGCGCTGCGCACCAGGGCGGAGGCTTTCCTCTTTTAGCTTCTCGGTGTATGCCTTAAGGAAAGCTATCTGCACATCTGCATCCCGTGCCTCCCTAAGAGCGCGAGTGATATTGCGGATCTCTTTTCGCCAGTCCCTGTACTTCTTAGGAGGGAAACACTCTTCAAAAAGTGGAAGGCAGGAGCGGATCCGCCTTGATGCGACTCGCATCCTGTGAATGAACTCAATGTCCTTCGCCTCACGCACGCCTTCTATCTCCCTGGAAAGGGACCGAAGAAGCGGGCGAAGTCTATCCGCTCCGAAAAGGCAATATCCAGTGAAGTTTTTCAGAGATCCTTTCCTCTTAGAAATCACCGTGCCACAACCCCCTGTTCCCGATCAGCCACTCCTGCGAATTCATCTCTTTCTCTCCGGGAGAAAGTGTAACGCGCTCGTACGTACTATCGCTCAATAACCGCCTTGCTTTTACATTGTCCTTCAGGTGGACATTGAGTATATCCTTGATTATCACAGATTTTATATCCGGATCCTCCACAGGGAAGAGCGTTTCCACCCGGTCGTCAAAGTTCCGTGTCCTGAGGTCCGCACTTCCGAGCAGGACCTCTTCATCCCCGCCGTTTCTGAAATAGTATATTCGTGCGTGTTCGAGAAAACGTCCTACAATGGATGTTACAGTGATATTCTCACTTACCCCCGGAATTCCGGGGCGAAGGGCGCACAGGGCGCGCACGTTCAGGTCGATTTTTACACCTGCTTGAGACGCCCTGTAAAGAGCCAGGATTATCTCCATGTCAGTTATGCCATTGTTCTTGAATGCCATATATCCGTCCCCGTGCTCTCTATGGCGTGTGATCTCTCTTTCGATGCGTCCCAGGAATTCCCGTCGCAAATCATAAGGCGCAACAAGGAGTTTGTGATACTTCTGCTTTCCATAATAACCTGTGAGTGCGTTGAAGAGGTGGGACATATCTGCACAGATCTGCGGGTTGCAGGTAAAGTAGCCAAGGTCGCCATAGATCCTGGCTGTGACGGAATTGAAGTTCCCCGAACTAAGGTAACCGTATCGGATTATTTCCTTTCCTTCTCTCCTGACAACAAGGCATAATTTGGCATGAACCTTCAGTCCCGGTCTCCCGTATACCACATGCACACCCGCCCGCTCAAGTGCATGCCCCCACCCAATATTTTTTTCTTCATCGAAGCGCGCTGTCAGTTCCACAACAACAGCCACCTGCTTACCATTCTGCCGCGCCTTAATAAGTGCATCAATGACGGGGGAATTGGCATCGATCCGGTAAAGCGTTATTTTTATAGCCAGCACATCAGGATCCTGTGCAGCCTGATGTAAGAATTTGATAAAGGGCAAAAAACTGTCATAAGGATAGTAGAACAGGACATCACGGTTGCGCATAGCCGGGAAAATTCTTTTTTCGTTATCTAAGAATGAAGGATTTGAAGGAAGAAACTGTTTATCCTTCAGATCGGGGCGGTCCAGTCTCATCAATTCCCATAAATCTGCAGTCCCCATGATACCCTCTATATCACTGACCAGGTAGGAAGGCAGTGCAAGTTTATTGGCAAGCATGTGACGGATGTCGTCGGGCATGGATACATCCACTTCAAGCCTCACTGGCGGCCCGGTACGGCGAAACTCCATACTTTCCTCAACCTGGGTCGCAAGGTCATACTCCCCATTCAGATGAGCCTTAATTTCAGAATCGCGCGTGATGCGGAAAGGATACGATGCAACCACTTCCATGCCCGGGAAGAGCATGTCCAGATTTGCGGCAATGAGATCTTC contains:
- a CDS encoding YfcE family phosphodiesterase — encoded protein: MKDKKKSKNTKVSSWWEERPKILRSTTKPKLAKAETKIKKAEAEKETANLPALELSQPAEHEAFLLIGDVHANLPALKSVLEDASNREVSEIWNVGDLTGYGAFPDDVVRRLRKENAQSVVGNYDLKVLKVKEKKEEEEGEKKESPEDWNAIKWTYNNLSKKNRKYLKSLPEELRLEAGGKRILLTHRSPLPEIGPETPDEKLREFALLADADVIIFGHSHRPFSRQVDGVWFINPGGAGRQDDGDPRASYAILWINPFEVKHYRVDYDVEKAAAAIRENGLPEVFAQMTLQGLSPDAVAQELSKKNENRLEEVRKTARSVSYNEGHSSQVTRLAMRLFDELGELHGLGAEERFWLQCAGILHDIGWIEGQKGHHKTSLRIILAEPHLPFDERERNIVGSIARYHRRELPNKGHRYFAALRRDERQKVKALSAILRVADGLDFTQQSLVKDITSEVSPEQVIVNCAISGEAETEKDRAMKKGDLFEKVFNRDLAISLDLVP
- a CDS encoding CHAD domain-containing protein, whose translation is MISKRKGSLKNFTGYCLFGADRLRPLLRSLSREIEGVREAKDIEFIHRMRVASRRIRSCLPLFEECFPPKKYRDWRKEIRNITRALREARDADVQIAFLKAYTEKLKEESLRPGAQRFLLRLRQRRERTQPRVIEAIDRLHESGVAEDMEKLCRKMRKGRAEVNSPKIYQKAIVHITTRLDEIFAHEASVYIPENIKEHHAMRIAVKRLRYTMEVFSPLYEEELENQLLVCKKLQDMLGDLHDCDVWMEYLPQFMDDERAYSLDYFGQDDSFGILEPGLLHFQQHLRERRSAIYEEFVAYWKDIQEQNIWNDTKQFIQLTFDEKSKNQAKVK
- the ppk1 gene encoding polyphosphate kinase 1, which gives rise to MEKQQMDINSEESVIEKPLKISTESVSLDDPGNFINSELSWLKFNQRVLEEAMDERQPVLERVKFLAICGSNIDEFFMVRVSSLRRATGTVKARPDRMSPSEQLEAIQKELIPLIADHARGWYELLPKLHSEGIHIDRYSDLEEEQKVLLRRFFEYEIFPTLTPLAFDAAHPFPFISNLTINIAVVVRVTQGNFEKQMFARVKVPTCLFPRFIGVPEVENGKNTEHSAASWKNTHFVLLEDLIAANLDMLFPGMEVVASYPFRITRDSEIKAHLNGEYDLATQVEESMEFRRTGPPVRLEVDVSMPDDIRHMLANKLALPSYLVSDIEGIMGTADLWELMRLDRPDLKDKQFLPSNPSFLDNEKRIFPAMRNRDVLFYYPYDSFLPFIKFLHQAAQDPDVLAIKITLYRIDANSPVIDALIKARQNGKQVAVVVELTARFDEEKNIGWGHALERAGVHVVYGRPGLKVHAKLCLVVRREGKEIIRYGYLSSGNFNSVTARIYGDLGYFTCNPQICADMSHLFNALTGYYGKQKYHKLLVAPYDLRREFLGRIEREITRHREHGDGYMAFKNNGITDMEIILALYRASQAGVKIDLNVRALCALRPGIPGVSENITVTSIVGRFLEHARIYYFRNGGDEEVLLGSADLRTRNFDDRVETLFPVEDPDIKSVIIKDILNVHLKDNVKARRLLSDSTYERVTLSPGEKEMNSQEWLIGNRGLWHGDF